A single window of Pygocentrus nattereri isolate fPygNat1 chromosome 24, fPygNat1.pri, whole genome shotgun sequence DNA harbors:
- the kdf1a gene encoding keratinocyte differentiation factor 1, translating into MPGHSTAPNHKSRSHTHGSGRCRAEGYRQGRANSRDSTTSQDSCRDHHGTGQELYLDHHGTCQEPYRDRHAAGQDLSRDHYSDRPRIIDTQPSQKPPSRYANGRSSETLGFIPGSAAVPVGGGRACGSCSSMGWSGCRALLCCVLTCGLYGNRQPCLPPNESSTDALPKSEPEPRRAPILAMTNPTCGITLEPSKPPQLPSSESFRYRDVYLAGKKVVYPTNSEAPARRSRAAGKGESQRPVSNTSIYSREDLDVDDVDDGGTDIDSLITKKLLELYKLHQIEQLAKCTSDQSFSRKTNEISDLINSIAQDYNLEEQEAECRLVHGVIRISTRKYKSQSSKAYSNKDYRSQDALLQANGRRDGTLPDSGNETMTFTFSNGEPEVQVSDLTPSDELARKMRMHSGRSAYYSSTATGTDSSGAPLLC; encoded by the exons ATGCCTGGCCACAGCACTGCACCGAACCACAAGTCCCGCTCCCACACACACGGTTCGGGGCGCTGTAGGGCCGAGGGCTACCGGCAAGGTCGCGCCAACTCCCGGGACAGCACCACCAGCCAGGACTCCTGCCGGGATCATCACGGCACTGGCCAAGAACTGTACTTGGATCACCACGGCACCTGCCAGGAACCATACCGGGATCGTCATGCTGCTGGACAAGACCTGTCCCGGGATCACTACAGTGACCGGCCACGGATCATTGACACACAGCCCTCCCAAAAGCCTCCGTCACGCTATGCCAATGGCCGCAGCTCCGAGACGCTGGGCTTCATCCCGGGTTCGGCAGCGGTGCCGGTGGGAGGAGGCAGAGCCTGCGGTTCCTGCTCCTCCATGGGCTGGAGTGGCTGCAGAGCCTTGCTGTGCTGCGTGCTCACTTGCGGCCTTTACGGCAACCGCCAGCCCTGCTTACCTCCTAACGAGAGCTCCACTGACGCCCTGCCGAAGTCTGAGCCAGAGCCTCGGAGAGCCCCCATCCTGGCCATGACCAACCCCACCTGCGGCATAACGCTGGAGCCCAGCAAGCCCCCGCAGCTGCCCAGTTCTGAAAGCTTCCGCTATCGTGATGTCTACCTAGCTGGAAAGAAGGTGGTTTACCCCACCAACTCAGAAGCTCCGGCACGTCGTAGCAGGGCAGCGGGTAAAGGAGAGAGCCAGCGTCCGGTGAGCAATACCAGCATCTACTCCAGAGAGGATCTGGATGTGGACGACGTGGATGATGGCGGCACAGACATCGACTCACTTATCACCAAGAAGCTGCTGGAGCTCTACAAGCTTCACCAGATTGAGCAGCTGGCAAAGTGTACATCAGACCAGTCCTTCTCACGAAAGACCAACGAGATCAGCGACCTGATCAACAGCATCGCGCAGGACTACAACCTAGAGGAGCAGGAGGCTGAGTGCCGGTTGGTGCACGGCGTCATACGCATCAGCACACGCAAGTACAAGTCTCAGAGCTCCAAAGCCTACAGCAACAAGGACTACAGATCCCAGGATGCACTGCTCCAGGCCAATGGGAGGAGGGATGGGACGCTGCCCGACAGCGGGAACGAGACGATGACCTTCACCTTCAGCAATG GGGAGCCAGAGGTTCAGGTGTCCGATTTGACGCCGTCAGATGAACTGGCCCGGAAGATGAGAATGCACAGTGGACGCAGCG CGTATTACTCCAGCACAGCCACAGGAACAGACTCTTCAGGGGCACCTCTGCTGTGCTGA
- the tpbgl gene encoding trophoblast glycoprotein-like — translation MLLVPLLLCVLLCVGACCAECAVGCQCMEDTHSVRCVSASLSRIPPALPKNTLSLVIRGDQIHQIHQNCFNGMENISTLELTNNGIMELGSHAFSELRVLRRLDLSENRLVLIHPEAFSIPGSPLQQLILSGSLYNSTSVTDLITALRWGALSSLLELDLSGNRLVLLPPGSFSPLPSLRDLSLANNSLVAVYSGTFSGLERLRDLDLRFNAFRAVSSEALRELEKLGQARVLLGQNPYSCSCEAQEFSRWINSSSSQVGDADKLLCGSPDELQGVPVRMLSSRSPGCYGKANAGEADVTLQTSYVFLGLVLGFVGMIFLLVIYLNRRDIEKWVTDLHAACRDVLEGYHYRYELDSDPRLRNLSANSQHHLRSEPLPPHASSDARTTQIPSDVTL, via the exons ATGCTCCTGGTTCCTCTGCTCctgtgtgtgttgctgtgtgtaGGTGCGTGCTGTGCGGAGTGTGCGGTGGGTTGCCAGTGTATGGAGGATACACACAGCGTCAGATGTGTTTCAGCGTCTCTGAGCCGCATCCCCCCTGCTCTGCCCAAAAACACCCTCAGCCTGGTCATCAGAGGAGACCAGATCCACCAGATCCACCAGAACTGCTTCAACGGAATGGAGAACATCAGTACCCTAGAGCTCACCAACAACGG AATAATGGAGTTGGGTTCTCACGCGTTCTCTGAGCTGCGTGTGCTGCGCAGACTGGACCTGAGTGAAAACCGCCTGGTTCTGATCCACCCTGAGGCGTTCTCTATCCCGGGCAGCCCTCTGCAGCAGCTCATCCTGAGCGGGTCGCTCTATAATTCCACCTCTGTCACCGACCTGATCACCGCGCTCCGCTGGGGGGCGCTATCCAGCTTGCTGGAGCTGGACCTGTCAGGGAACCGGCTGGTTCTCTTGCCCCCGGGCTCGTTTTCGCCGCTGCCTAGTCTGCGGGATCTCAGCCTGGCCAACAACTCGCTGGTGGCCGTCTACAGCGGGACATTCTCTGGGCTGGAGCGGCTGCGGGACCTGGACTTGCGCTTTAACGCGTTTCGGGCTGTCAGCTCGGAGGCTTTGAGGGAGTTGGAGAAACTGGGCCAGGCCCGGGTGCTCCTGGGCCAGAACCCCTACAGCTGCTCCTGCGAGGCTCAGGAGTTCTCCCGCTGGATAAACAGCTCGAGTTCACAGGTTGGAGACGCTGATAAGCTGCTGTGCGGGTCTCCGGATGAACTGCAGGGGGTCCCGGTGAGGATGCTGAGCTCACGCTCCCCGGGCTGCTACGGAAAGGCTAACGCAGGGGAGGCGGACGTGACCCTGCAGACGTCCTACGTGTTCCTGGGCCTGGTGCTCGGCTTCGTGGGCATGATCTTCCTGCTGGTGATCTATCTGAACCGCAGGGACATAGAGAAGTGGGTAACGGACCTCCACGCCGCCTGCAGAGATGTGCTGGAGGGCTATCACTACCGCTACGAGCTTGACTCGGACCCCAGACTCAGAAACCTCTCCGCTAACAGCCAGCATCATCTCCGCAGCGAACCACTCCCACCGCACGCCTCGTCTGACGCCCGCACCACTCAGATCCCCTCTGACGTCACACTGTAG
- the tmem222a gene encoding transmembrane protein 222a, with the protein MRCASLFTVMADVSAVDNMKNYQNFQGTFDKIDREQSRYPYCIVWTPIPGLTWFLPFIGHMGICTSTGVIRDFAGPYFVSEDNMAFGKPTKYWKLDKNKVYAGGSSTWDAAVHDASEEYKHRMHNLCCDNCHSHVAMALNLMRYENSTSWNMVNLCLLSFIYSKHVSFVGFLKTWLPFLMICGVIVTVTLAFKLQSATLDTMNHSG; encoded by the exons ATGCGCTGTGCGTCACTGTTTACTGTAATGGCGGATGTGTCCGCGGTTGACAACATGAAGAATTATCAGAATTTTCAGGGCACTTTCGACAAAATagacagagagcagagcagatatCCTTACTGCATCGTCTGGACACCAATCCCCGGCCTGAC ATGGTTCCTGCCCTTTATTGGTCACATGGGCATCTGCACGTCCACAGGTGTGATCCGAGACTTCGCAGGGCCGTATtttgtgtct GAGGACAACATGGCATTTGGGAAACCAACAAA GTACTGGAAGCTGGATAAAAACAAAGTGTATGCAGGGGGCTCAAGCACATGGGATGCAGCAGTGCACGACGCGTCTGAAGAATACAAACACAGAATG CATAACCTGTGCTGTGATAACTGCCACTCTCATGTCGCCATGGCGCTGAACCTGATGCGCTACGAAAACAGCACCTCGTGGAACATGGTCAATCTCTGCTTGCTGTCCTTCATCTACAGTAAACACGTCAG CTTTGTGGGCTTCTTGAAGACGTGGCTGCCCTTCCTCATGATCTGCGGAGTCATCGTCACAGTTACGCTGGCCTTCAAGCTCCAATCAGCAACACTGGACACAATGAACCACAGTGGATAA
- the wdtc1 gene encoding WD and tetratricopeptide repeats protein 1, translating to MTQRNIARDILHRQIRENRALGFQRHYHVTDPFIKRLGLQAELQGHSGCVNCLEWNERGDLLASGSDDQHAIVWDPLRQKKLITMHTGHAANIFSVKFLPHSGDRILVTGAADTKVHVHDLTAKETIHMFSDHTNRVKRIATAPMWPNTFWSAAEDGVIRQYDLRESSKRSEVLIDLTEYCGQLVEAKCLAVNPRDNNYLAVGANGPFVRLYDIRMIHNHRKSLSQSMSAGVHTFCDKQKPIPDGAGQYYVAGHLPVKLPDYNNRLRVLVATYVTFSPDGTELLVNMGGEQVYLFDLTFKQRPYTFLLPKKCHPSSEVQNGKTTTRVANGIHLSTSRLKLANSKASSSTELPPHLERIKQQANDAFARQQWTQAIQLYSLGIHAAGHNAMLYGNRAAAYMKRKWDGDHYDALRDCLKALSLNPGHLKAHFRLARCLFELKYVAEALECLDDFKGKFPEQAHSSACNALDKDIKAALFSKTDSADEKKGNSSIRFHNFSRKESIPEDEIILRERSFDYKHRYCGHCNTTTDIKEANFFGSKGQYIVSGSDDGSFFIWEKETTNLVRILQGDESIVNCLQPHPSYCFLATSGIDPVVRLWNPRPETETDNGRVVEDMEGAAQANQRRMNADPLEVMLLNMGYRITGLSSRGQEASDDEDSTEGQVQCRPS from the exons CCTGCTGGCCTCTGGCTCTGATGACCAGCATGCCATAGTGTGGGACCCCCTCAGGCAAAAGAAGCTCATTACTATGCACACGGGCCATGCAGCTAACATCTTTTCAGTGAAG TTCCTGCCGCACTCCGGAGATCGGATATTGGTAACCGGAGCTGCAGATACCAAAGTGCACGTCCACGACCTGACAGCCAAGGAGACCATCCACATGTTTTCTGATCACACTAACCGGGTCAAACGCATCGCTACCGCCCCCATGTGGCCTAACACGTTTTGGAGTGCGGCGGAGGACGGCGTCATCAG GCAGTATGATCTGAGAGAGAGCAGTAAGCGTTCGGAGGTACTGATCGATCTGACTGAGTACTGTGGTCAGCTGGTGGAGGCGAAGTGTCTGGCCGTTAACCCACGGGACAACAACTACCTGGCAGTGGGAGCGAACGGTCCATTCGTCCGGCTCTACGACATCCGAATGATCCACAACCATAG GAAATCTCTGAGTCAGAGCATGTCTGCTGGAGTGCACACATTCTGCGATAAACAGAAACCCATCCCAGATGGAGCAGGGCAGTACTATGTGGCAG gtCACTTGCCAGTGAAACTTCCAGACTATAATAACCGGTTGAGGGTGCTGGTGGCCACTTACGTCACCTTCAGTCCAGATGGGACGGAGCTGCTGGTGAACATGGGTGGAGAGCAG GTGTATCTGTTTGATTTGACGTTTAAACAGAGGCCATACACGTTTCTGCTGCCCAAGAAGTGCCATCCTTCATCAG AGGTGCAGAACGGGAAGACCACTACCAGAGTGGCCAATGGAATCCATCTGTCCACCAGCCGCCTCAAACTGGCCAACAGCAAGGCATCCAG ttccaCAGAGCTGCCCCCTCATCTGGAGCGGATTAAGCAGCAGGCTAATGATGCATTTGCACGCCAGCAGTGGACTCAGGCCATCCAGCTCTACAGTCTGGGCATCCATGCAGCTGGACACAATGCCATGCTGTATGGCAACCGGGCAGCTGCATATATGAAGCGCAAGTG GGATGGAGATCATTATGACGCTCTGAGGGACTGTCTAAAGGCTCTATCTCTGAACCCTGGTCATCTGAAGGCTCATTTCCGGCTGGCACGCTGTCTGTTTGAGCTGAAGTATGTGGCAGAGGCTCTGGAGTGTCTGGATGATTTTAAGGGTAAATTCCCTGAACAGGCCCACAGCAGCGCCTGCAACGCCCTGGACAAAGACATTAAAGCAGCTTTATTTTCCAAAACAGACTCGG CCGATGAGAAGAAAGGAAACAGCTCGATCCGCTTCCACAATTTCAGCCGGAAAGAGTCCATCCCTGAGGACGAGATCATCCTGAGGGAGCGAAGCTTTGACTATAAACATCGCTACTGCGGCCACTGCAACACCACCACCGACATTAAAGAGGCCAACTTCTTTGGGAG taaagGCCAGTACATCGTCAGCGGCTCAGATGACGGCTCTTTCTTTATCTGGGAGAAGGAAACGACGAACCTGGTCCGGATTCTGCAGGGAGATGAGTCCATAGTGAACTGCCTGCAGCCACACCCCAGCTACTGCTTCCTAGCCACCAGCGGCATCGACCCCGTGGTGCGGCTCTGGAACCCGAGACCAGAG ACGGAGACCGATAACGGGCGCGTAGTGGAGGATATGGAGGGAGCGGCGCAGGCAAATCAGCGGCGGATGAACGCGGACCCTCTGGAGGTGATGCTGCTGAACATGGGCTACCGCATCACCGGCCTCAGCAGCCGTGGCCAGGAGGCGTCCGACGATGAGGACAGCACTGAGGGGCAGGTGCAGTGTCGGCCCAGTTAA